The Linepithema humile isolate Giens D197 chromosome 2, Lhum_UNIL_v1.0, whole genome shotgun sequence genome has a segment encoding these proteins:
- the LOC136998161 gene encoding uncharacterized protein: protein MVLVETWMDRKGWKKIRERLSQGYEWGVQLAKRKCKKGRGIGGMVMGIKKELWEKGSRIEVKREGMIVGRVNTGREKWKVIGVYVEEGGVERTLQGIEEWIGEREGGVREIIGGDFNARTGREGGGVRGEEEEEEEEMEKRRSKDIKINGEGRKLVEYIEEKGWEIFNGSVRGDEEGEYTFTGGRGNTVIDYVIGEGEIRDRIEKMRIGDRVDSDHHPVEVWLRGEEERRALRRKRGGGRRGIWDREGRKRFTEKMGRIQIGGKEIGEEWDNLESKIKEALKETEEELGRAEERRRGWWDEECV from the coding sequence ATGGTACTCGTAGAGACGTGGATGGATAGGAAGGGGTGGAAAAAGATAAGGGAAAGGTTATCACAGGGATATGAATGGGGGGTGCAGCTGGCGAAGAGGAAATGTAAGAAAGGGAGAGGAATAGGGGGAATGGTGATGGGGATAAAAAAGGAGCTGTGGGAAAAGGGGTCCAGGATAGAGGTGAAGAGGGAAGGGATGATAGTAGGAAGGGTAAATACGGGGCGAGAAAAATGGAAGGTAATAGGGGTATATGTGGAAGAAGGAGGAGTGGAGAGGACTTTGCAGGGAATAGAGGAATGGATtggggagagagaggggggagtaAGGGAGATAATAGGGGGGGATTTTAATGCTAGAACAGGAAGGGAAGGGGGAGGGGTAAGGGGtgaggaagaagaggaggaggaagagatgGAAAAAAGGCGATCAAaggacataaaaataaatgggGAGGGGAGGAAGTTGGTAGaatatatagaagaaaaagGGTGGGAAATTTTTAACGGGAGCGTAAGAGGAGACGAAGAGGGAGAGTACACGTTCACAGGGGGTAGGGGAAACACAGTTATAGATTATGTAATAGGGGAGGGGGAGATAAGGGACAGGATAGAGAAGATGAGAATAGGAGACAGGGTGGACTCGGATCACCATCCGGTGGAGGTATGGTTGAGAGGagaagaggagaggagagcGTTGAGGAGGAAAAGGGGCGGGGGTAGAAGGGGAATTTGGGACAGAGAAGGGAGGAAGAGGTTTACGGAAAAAATGGGACGGATACAAATAGGAGGGAAAGAGATAGGAGAGGAATGGGATAATCTGGAGAGCAAGATAAAAGAAGCGTTGAAGGAGACGGAGGAAGAGCTGGGGAGAGCGGAAGAGAGGAGAAGAGGGTGGTGGGATGAGGAATGTGTCTAG
- the LOC136998162 gene encoding uncharacterized protein: protein MSRYILLFCNCHKYYGTNMKHKRMNVKCTVNRNRKKTCIIRTIAQNNCELRKHIATTCITLNLSKNEVDDLANFMGHHEKIHKRHYRQSIPAVEIIRMTKFLQAALGENMQQESNNSDSEEKVQDTSEDTLSEESESDAETSSPFGPTKRRRWIEEERNVIMKEFLNEISASQLPSNKKISHVKEQNKCLDNRSVAQIKTWIHNYISGKIKRH, encoded by the exons ATGtcacgatatatattattattttgtaattgtcataaatattacGGAACGAATATGAAACACAAAAGGATGAACGTTAAATGTACAGTTAATAGAAATCGTAAGAAAACATGTATTATACGTACAATTGCACAGAACA ATTGTGAATTACGCAAACATATTGCTACAACGTGTATTACGTtgaatttatctaaaaatgaaGTGGACGATTTGGCGAATTTTATGGGACATCacgaaaaaattcataaacgCCACTACCGGCAATCAATACCAGCAGTAGAGATCATTCGTATGACAAAGTTTCTTCAAGCAGCATTAGGTGAAAATATGCAACAAGAATCTAATAATAGTGATTCag aggAGAAAGTGCAAGATACTAGTGAAGATACATTGAGTGAAGAATCGGAAAGCGATGCCGAAACAT cgTCTCCATTTGGTCCAACAAAAAGAAGACGTTGGATAGAAGAAGAACGTAAtgtaataatgaaagaatttcTAAATGAAATTAGCGCTTCACAACTACCATCTAACAAGAAAATTTCCCAtgtaaaagaacaaaataagTGCTTAGACAATCGATCTGTTGCTCAAATTAAAACATGGatccataattatatatctggCAAAATTAAACGCCACTAA